One window of the Candidatus Sericytochromatia bacterium genome contains the following:
- a CDS encoding lipocalin-like domain-containing protein, whose amino-acid sequence MSRLDPAPTASSGLARIGTTALRLACGLATLALATPVAAEAFRPALPGYRFAFPRDHAAHPDFRTEWWYYTGHLRAADGRAFGYQLTFFRVGTVPGLQLGAAVSPWRSDGVMLAHFAVSDLQTSRFLTAERLQRGGVGLAGAQAGAYDVFLGGWRASLAGSAHRLAAQDGRQQLALTLTPRKPVVIHGQQGVSRKSDCPTCSSHYYSLTRLDTQGTLTVAGETLAVTGQSWMDHEFGSNQMGRLEAGWDWFSLQLSDGSELMLYQLRRTDGSPVPQSSGTWVPATGPARHLPLKAFAIQPTGRWKSPATGGVYPLGWQLRVPEEDLDLTVTPAFEGQEWQTPGSTGETYWEGSVKASGTRRGKPLGGEGYVELTGYAR is encoded by the coding sequence ATGAGTAGGTTGGATCCTGCCCCTACAGCCTCGAGCGGCCTGGCCCGCATCGGCACCACTGCCCTCCGCCTGGCTTGCGGCCTGGCCACGCTGGCATTGGCGACGCCGGTGGCGGCAGAGGCCTTCCGTCCTGCCTTGCCGGGCTACCGTTTTGCCTTTCCCCGGGATCACGCGGCCCACCCGGATTTCCGGACTGAATGGTGGTACTACACGGGGCACCTGCGGGCGGCGGACGGGCGGGCCTTCGGCTACCAGCTGACCTTCTTCCGGGTTGGGACGGTGCCGGGTCTCCAGCTGGGCGCGGCCGTTTCGCCGTGGCGATCGGACGGCGTGATGCTGGCGCACTTCGCCGTTTCGGATTTGCAAACCTCACGCTTTTTGACGGCAGAACGCCTGCAGCGCGGGGGAGTGGGGCTGGCGGGGGCCCAGGCGGGGGCCTACGACGTCTTTCTGGGCGGCTGGCGCGCCTCGCTGGCCGGTTCGGCCCATCGCCTCGCCGCCCAGGATGGCCGGCAGCAGCTGGCGCTGACCCTCACGCCGCGCAAGCCCGTGGTGATTCACGGCCAGCAGGGGGTGAGCCGGAAGTCGGACTGCCCGACCTGTTCGTCGCATTACTACTCGCTGACCCGGTTGGACACCCAGGGCACGCTCACGGTGGCCGGCGAAACGCTTGCGGTGACCGGGCAATCCTGGATGGACCACGAGTTCGGGTCCAACCAGATGGGACGCCTGGAAGCCGGCTGGGACTGGTTCAGCCTGCAACTGTCGGATGGGTCGGAACTCATGCTCTATCAGCTGCGGCGCACGGATGGCTCGCCCGTCCCGCAATCGTCCGGAACCTGGGTGCCCGCCACGGGGCCCGCTCGCCATCTTCCGCTGAAAGCTTTTGCGATTCAGCCCACCGGCCGCTGGAAAAGCCCGGCCACGGGAGGCGTTTATCCGCTCGGCTGGCAGCTGCGGGTCCCGGAGGAAGACCTCGACCTCACGGTCACCCCGGCCTTCGAAGGCCAGGAATGGCAAACGCCTGGGTCGACGGGAGAAACCTACTGGGAGGGCAGCGTGAAGGCCAGCGGCACCCGGCGGGGGAAGCCCCTCGGTGGAGAAGGTTACGTTGAACTCACGGGCTACGCCCG